The genomic region TATAATGTATTTTAATGTAGTTGGGTAATTGCACAAAATTAATTTTATGATTTACATTTATGAAATTGGCTTTGCATTATAAATCACAAGTAAATACGGAGACATGTTAAAGTAATGGCAACATCATATGTTCAATATTTATCTGCTGTGTACAAAAAAGCTCAATTTGGACAAGAACTGAGGTGACATTTTGTCCTCAGGAATATTATAATGATCCATATTACCAAGATCCTAACAGTGGAGTGGCTGAAGCGGAGGAGCCGGGACAGTCTGCCATGTTTGATGATGAAGGGGTAAGAAGACAGAGCTGTATTTTCCGTGTAAATTCACGTGGCTTTCGAGCCAGGTGTTAAACTGATGAGAATGTTGTTCCTGCACGTCAGTTCATGAGGCTTCAGGGGAAACGAAACCGGGGTAAAGAGGAGGTGAAGTTTCTGGAGATCAAAGGGGACGACCAGCTGAGTGGTACCCAGCAATGGCTGACCAAGAACAtgacagaagagaagcagaaccGTCAGTCGTACAGCAAGGTGACGTGGAAAATTCCCTCAAAATAAAGAAGCAGAGTGCTACGTTGTATGGATTCACACGAGGTTAAATTGTGGCCTTTCCAAAttcctgcagagaaaaggaCACATGCCCACAGGACAGCAAAGACGCAAGCACCAGATAACATATTTAATCCACCAAGTAAGTGCCATTCAAATCCTGCTGTTCATATTTTCAGCCTTTCGATTAGACCCTAAAATAAATACCCACTTTCTCAGAGGATCGGATTCGAGGGTTGAAGTATCAGTCGTTTTATTCCACCCTCCTCTGTGCAGGCAAAGGAACGTGAATTGGAGTTGAAGAACACCTGGGCAGAAAACAGGCTAACCCGCCGGCAGACCCAGGCTAAATACGGCTTCTAAACGTCACACTCTGGACTCTTGGCAATTGAAGGGCTTATGTTAGAGCCTACTCATACTTATTATGGATTTCCACtcctgcctcttcctgtttttgttttgcaatGTAATTTCTCAGTAGTTCTTTTGTTTAGCAGATTGCTAATGTGTTGCTGTACTAAAACTCCAGTGTCGGCGCCATAAACTCATCAGTCACTTTTTCAGATACATCAGTTCCAAACTTAGGAGACAGTAAGGCTATTTTTGGACTTCAGTCGGAGCTTTAGAATGAGTAAAAATTGTGATTTAACTTGAGTGACCTGTTCTTTTTCCACACAAAATGATCTCAATGGTTTACATGATTGTTCTTTTTTAGAGAAAGGGGGAGTATCCGGTCAGCAGCTGTTCTGCGTGGTGATATTGATAACGGGGAAACGTGTGGCAGCAGTAACCAGAATAACTACACTAACATCCAAAGTGTGCAGATGTTTATCCTTGTCAGCAGCAGTAAACAACACTAGTGCGTCAGACAACAGTTGGCATGAGAGCTAAGAAGGCCCAAATCACTCTAGTAATGTATCAGTTATGGCCATTGGTAGCATCACCTCTTGTTTCTGACCTTGGTGACCATCGAAAACCGCACCCCGTTCAAGTGTTGTATCATCAgaaaagtgccccccccccacattctgACTGACTTTACTGTACTCACATCCTGTGTTATATCAGTGTGGACCAATATATATGAATATTGTTTCTGGTATAATACCAAGTGGTTAACCTGGTACTGGCACCGCCTTAAGGCAGCTGGTGAGTGTACATGAATAATTGATTTGTACAGCAAAGTCAATGACCTGTTGATTCAGCCGATGAGATGCAGCATTTTTGGTTAAACATCTGGAATGGATTTGCTTCTCTGGCAATCTAAGTTATTTCAAAACGTCACTGTAGAAATGAACTGGAACAAAGCTGTGGCCCTTGAACTGAAGTCAGGCTTTGTTGGTTAGCTCAAGTTTACACACATTGCCAGGACCAACATCCATGTTGCTATGAAAGAAATCCTAGTTTTCCTTTGCAGAGTCTCGCATGTAGTTTGTAGATTTTCCTCTGAAGGCAGCCCTTGAACCCACATCAGTTACTGTACCTACAAGTTAACGTGATATTGATGGTGACGTCTTTTGTTTGAAGATGATCGACGATATTCCCGTGACCCCATTAAGGAGAGAGGTAGAAGCAGTTGGATTGACTATATAACTTTAAACAGCAGTTTAAGGAAAAATCGCAGCCATTAAAATGAGAGAATTGTCCGTTTGTGTGGTTTACTGTAACCGAGCCATTGTATTTGAGATAATGCTGAAAAGGGCAGTCGAGAGATTTgcctgcaggagacagaaagCAGGTGTAGTTGGTGAATCCTGACCAGTGATTCTCTTGATCCTTTTAAGTGGACTCTAGATTAAAGGCCATTCAATCACTTTAAGAGTTTTCTCCTCTGTTACACTATTTTAAGATTTTACTTGCAGCAGTATAATGGACAGGACTGAATTAAATGTTTGAATAGAAGATAAAATAGGGCTTTTGTATAAAATGATACAGTATTTCTGCAATAACTCACAGATCTCCAGATTCTCCTCAAACACTTCAGATGGTGGCAGAAATTCACCAGCGGTGCAGAAATGTCAGCAGCTTCCAGACACTTTACAAACCAAGCCAAGCAACAGTGGGAATGTCCCAGTTTCAATTAATGGGAGTTCTTTTATAAAGCTGCAGGTCAATGTCTGGAGTTTACCCAATACACTTTTCTTTATTGTGCAGTTAAGATGAATGAATAAAgattttttgctgttttctggCCACACACCTTTAAATTGTGTCTGTTTTGGTCCAGTTAACACTCCTGAACAACAGAAGAGGCAATCACACGAGACTGCTGTCCATCACAGGTGTTTTATCCCACAGCTTAACAAAATTGAATAGATGTGGAGTCCTTTAATCCTTCTTGGAGCTCTCATTTGATGGGGTCGTGACCTCTTCACTCCtcgctgctgttgctcctgctgcAAATCCAGGAACTCCACCGCTTTGATTCTCGGAGTCTTCTGAATCTGTTTCCACAGTTTCTGCTTCTGAAGCATCTGCGCCAGCACGTGGCTGCGTTCTTAACTGTTTCTGGTATTTTGCAGACACATCTTTATATGGTTCCAGTGACACGGGGACACGAACTGTGTCTATTCCATTAACCTGAGGGAGAAATATCACAGCAGTCAACTATTTGCTGAAATAACGCCATCAGGATGATTTTGGCCACTAAACAAGTTTATATTTAGGCTGTGGATGTCTGAATTGTGGAAAACTCACTAATACGACTAAATGTGAGTTAAATTCAGCTATTTTCTCTGCCATCTTCACGTGAATAGAAACAGGAGCAGCATATCTTACCGAAATGTCACACCAGTATTCACCTTCTTCCTTGACTGACTCAAATGGAAAATCCAATGCATGAGGTGGCACAACAACTCCCCTCTAaggaaaaatgtaattaaagtcAGTCTTGCTTTAGTGGACAGATGATGATTGTTTGACAGGACCAGTATTTTGGATTGTATGATGtaataaaggagaaaaagaaaagaaccacACCTTTAGAAATTGTCTGCACAGGACCTCTTTATTGACCTCGAAATCATCCGGTGGCTTTTTGATTATCCTCAGTTTGCAGCGCTTAAAATACTCCAGGGTctgtagttaaaaaaaaaacatgagaaaaCCAGCAGGTGACTCAAGCACGTGGTTC from Takifugu rubripes chromosome 12, fTakRub1.2, whole genome shotgun sequence harbors:
- the mrpl9 gene encoding large ribosomal subunit protein bL9m — its product is MWSCSRRVLQELLSQPAAVRSFSLSSPQSTVVVERWWNVPLSKVGSPPRLHPRRHRIYKLVEDTKHSPTPKMELILSQTVPKLGGRGDTVFVKKSVGRNKLLPQGLAVYPSPENKKIFAEELRLLREGKPEERVQTRTGQLTLEYFKRCKLRIIKKPPDDFEVNKEVLCRQFLKRGVVVPPHALDFPFESVKEEGEYWCDISVNGIDTVRVPVSLEPYKDVSAKYQKQLRTQPRAGADASEAETVETDSEDSENQSGGVPGFAAGATAARSEEVTTPSNESSKKD